The following nucleotide sequence is from Streptomyces xiamenensis.
CGACCAGGGCGGGGAGCGCGCCGAGCGTGTCCGCCCCGCAGACCGCCTCCGCCTCACCGAAAGCGCACCCGCCGGAGAACACCGACAGCCGGCGCAGCACGGTGCGTTCCGCCTCGGTCAGCAGGTCCCACGACCAGTCGACGACGGCGCGCAGCGTACGGCGGCGACGGTGGCTGCCGCTGCCGTCATCGCTTCCCCCGCGGTCATGGCCGCCGCCGTGGTCGCTTCCGCCGTCGCCGAGCAGGACGAACCGGCGGTCGAGCCGGTCGGCCAGCTCCCGCGGGGTGAACGCGCGCAGCCGCGCCGCCGCCAGTTCCAGGGCCAGCGGCAGGCCGTCCAGCCGGCGGCAGATCTCGGCGCACGCCGCGGGGTCCTCCTGGACCCCGAATCCGGGGCGGGCAGCCGCCCCGCGTTCGCCGAACAGCCGCAGGGCGTCGGCCGGCGGCAGCGGGCCGACCGGAAGCACGGTCTCGCCGGGCAGCCCGAGCGGCTCGCGGCTGGTGGCCAGCACGGTGACGCCGGGGCAGCGGATCAGCAGCGCCTCGGCGAGGGCGGTCGCGGCGGCGCGTACGTGTTCGCAGTTGTCGAGAACGAGCAGCAGCCGGCGGCGGGCGCAGGACTCCACCAGCAGCTCCAGCGGATCACGCGTCGCGCCGCCCCCGCCGCCGAGCGTGGCGGCCCCCCGCACGTCACCGGCCCCGGCCGCCACCTCCTGGAGCACGGCCTCGGCGACGTCCGCCCCGTCCCGCACCCCGGCCAGCTCGACCACGCGGACCCGCGTCGCGGGCGCGGCGACGGCCTCCAGCGCCAGCCGGGTCTTGCCCACTCCGCCGGGCCCCAGCAGGGTCACCAGCCGTGCGCCCGCCAGGGCCTCCCGCACCGTGCGCAGCTCCGTCTCCCGCCCGACGAAGGAACTGACCCACCCCCGGGCACCGACGGGCGCGCCCCGGTCCTGGCCACCGGCGGTCTCCCGCTTTCCGGTGGTCGAGCCCGCGCGCGGTACGGCCTCGCCCACCGCGCGCCCCGTGGTGCGGCGTTCCGCATCGGCGGCGCGAGAGAGCGGCGTGCGCCCGCCGGACGCGCCGCCCCCGGCCCGACGGTTCCCCGGGCCACGCGCCCCGTTCACCCCAACCGCCGCCGGGCGAGCCCCGTTCCGTGGCTCCGTCGCCGCCCCGCCCCCGGGAGAACCCAGCAGCCCCGCGTACAGGGCGCGCAGCTCCGGGCCCGGATCGGTGCCGAGCCGTTCCGCCAGCGCGGCGCGGGCCTCCTCGTACGCGCCCAGCGCCTCCGCCGGGCGGCCGTCCCCCAGCAGCGCCCGGATGCGCAGCGCGTGCAGCGGCTCGTCCAGCGGCGCCGCCGCCGTCAGTTCGGCGAGTTCGCCCACGGCCCGCCCCGGGCGGCCCAGCGCCACCTCGGCGGCGAGCCGGTCCCGCCGGGCCCGCCCGTACCGCCGCAGCGCGTCCGCCACCAGCGGCTCGTCCTGGCGGCCCGGCAGCTCCGCCAGCACCGGTTCGTCCCACAGCGCCAGCGCCTCCTCCAGCAGAACGGACGCGCGCCGCGCGTCCCCGGCGCCCAGCGCCGCCGCCCCGCCCTCGGCCAGCTCCGCGAACCGGAACAGATCGATGTCGCCCGCCCCCGCCGCCAGCCGGTACCCGCCTGGCACCGACTCCACCGCCGCCGCCCCCAGCACCCGCCGCAGCCGCCCCACCAACGCCTGCACCGCGGCCACCGGTTCGGCCGGCGGCGCGTCCTGGCACCACACCCGCGCCACGAGCGCCTCCGACGCCACCGGCCGCCCGCCCGCGGCGGCCAGCGCGGCGAGCAGCGCGCGCAGCCGCCGGCCCCCGCCCACGGCGATCTCCGTCCCGTCCGCCCGGAAGACCCGTACGGTGCCCAGGACCCGATAGTGGTGCTG
It contains:
- a CDS encoding AfsR/SARP family transcriptional regulator; translation: MQHHYRVLGTVRVFRADGTEIAVGGGRRLRALLAALAAAGGRPVASEALVARVWCQDAPPAEPVAAVQALVGRLRRVLGAAAVESVPGGYRLAAGAGDIDLFRFAELAEGGAAALGAGDARRASVLLEEALALWDEPVLAELPGRQDEPLVADALRRYGRARRDRLAAEVALGRPGRAVGELAELTAAAPLDEPLHALRIRALLGDGRPAEALGAYEEARAALAERLGTDPGPELRALYAGLLGSPGGGAATEPRNGARPAAVGVNGARGPGNRRAGGGASGGRTPLSRAADAERRTTGRAVGEAVPRAGSTTGKRETAGGQDRGAPVGARGWVSSFVGRETELRTVREALAGARLVTLLGPGGVGKTRLALEAVAAPATRVRVVELAGVRDGADVAEAVLQEVAAGAGDVRGAATLGGGGGATRDPLELLVESCARRRLLLVLDNCEHVRAAATALAEALLIRCPGVTVLATSREPLGLPGETVLPVGPLPPADALRLFGERGAAARPGFGVQEDPAACAEICRRLDGLPLALELAAARLRAFTPRELADRLDRRFVLLGDGGSDHGGGHDRGGSDDGSGSHRRRRTLRAVVDWSWDLLTEAERTVLRRLSVFSGGCAFGEAEAVCGADTLGALPALVDKSLLTAVPEPSGGGTRYRLLETVAQYAAERLTAAGERDAVAQRHLHTYRELARAAEPGLHGPRQAHWMARLTREHDNIRTAVRHALDTGQEQEALCLVLAMSWFWRLHFYMGDFRSAARGAAELGPDPFAAPVRHAAPLSGRVTDLPPPWDTERRWEARRQVRLLLLAAGEGEYAEPERLAAVIAAYRPGLPQLCGQPGQMWYFAKLMAGEYPDVEATMAAMLDDCRRLGSTWDLGCALLMRATLLTSVEVAQEALEQLERTGDPLAIAQALWVRGDAWLLRGRQERAVADFGAALEWAERSGTPAQVPLLRAEWAAARLAVDPADAAAERELRRAVADSREFSLSAPGLPALLLAEFLGGTGRLEEAREPLRALAEDFSEHTPPLIRALWAGLHGWLDCQREAYGTALEWLREAVEVLSGSGRMMAPQMVAHELLLAAWARAGLGGHPEAALLLGAYDRYRPVPGMGFRPMPTDPTLSPRVRALVRAGLPEAVYEERYAAGAALTLPEAIAVVTGRG